The proteins below come from a single Candidatus Falkowbacteria bacterium genomic window:
- a CDS encoding zinc dependent phospholipase C family protein, which produces MPKENTHLYFAHELLGQINQEQISKIIEEHSKPYYFGSVAPDSFYYSAKSDVRKISEILHGRDGGLTNEIIFKLLDKAREQKSEADLAFVFGYITHCALDIIFHPMIYYLSGNYYDPDPKKANEAVYLHRHLETYLDAQVNQTYYFNDYVNFKVLRSLYFPHYISKLYHTTPREIERTLKRKSMVYGLLRNNFVLDILYLFYRFIKHSSWSKFKMFLGIFYGNLQRDNRIIPKTINYRDIVTGEPKITTIYDLFNEAGAYAVEMVAVAHNYYSGKITRAEAAEIIRGESLNTGKVGMPVADIRYFFDSKYEHHHLSSLPKSQKVAQ; this is translated from the coding sequence ATGCCAAAAGAAAACACACATCTATATTTCGCCCACGAACTCCTGGGACAGATCAACCAGGAGCAGATCAGCAAGATCATCGAAGAGCATTCGAAGCCTTATTATTTTGGCAGCGTCGCGCCAGATTCGTTCTACTACTCCGCCAAATCCGATGTCCGCAAGATTTCGGAAATCCTTCATGGCCGCGATGGCGGGCTGACTAACGAGATCATCTTCAAGCTCTTGGACAAGGCGCGCGAACAGAAGAGCGAAGCAGACCTGGCTTTCGTTTTCGGATATATCACGCACTGCGCCTTGGACATCATCTTCCATCCGATGATCTATTATCTTTCGGGAAATTACTATGATCCTGACCCGAAAAAGGCGAATGAAGCCGTCTACTTGCACCGGCACCTCGAGACCTATCTGGATGCCCAGGTCAACCAAACCTATTATTTCAATGATTACGTCAACTTCAAGGTCTTGAGGTCGCTTTATTTCCCGCATTACATCAGCAAGCTATATCATACGACCCCGCGCGAGATCGAGCGCACCCTCAAGCGCAAGTCCATGGTTTACGGGCTTTTGCGCAACAATTTCGTCTTGGATATCCTCTATCTCTTCTATCGTTTCATCAAGCACTCGAGCTGGTCGAAGTTCAAGATGTTTTTGGGCATCTTTTATGGCAACCTGCAGCGCGATAACCGCATCATCCCGAAGACCATCAATTATCGCGACATAGTCACCGGCGAGCCGAAAATCACCACTATCTATGATCTGTTCAATGAAGCTGGCGCTTACGCTGTCGAGATGGTGGCAGTGGCGCACAATTATTACTCCGGCAAAATCACGAGAGCTGAGGCGGCCGAAATCATTCGCGGCGAAAGCCTCAATACCGGCAAGGTAGGGATGCCGGTCGCCGATATCCGCTATTTCTTCGATTCCAAGTATGAGCACCATCATTTATCCTCGCTGCCGAAAAGTCAGAAGGTGGCGCAATAG
- a CDS encoding response regulator, with product MATTKPKILLIEDDDDQLMMYEVSLAKAGFSVSKAHNGKQGIIMALKNKPDLIMLDLVLPDMPGQEILSELKKLQAAKDIKVVVLSNLNKKEVIEECFRLGAADFLIKMQFLPREVAAKALGYLKN from the coding sequence ATGGCCACAACTAAACCCAAAATCCTGCTTATTGAAGACGACGATGACCAGCTCATGATGTATGAAGTGTCGCTGGCAAAAGCCGGGTTCAGCGTATCCAAGGCTCATAATGGCAAGCAAGGAATAATCATGGCTCTCAAGAACAAGCCTGACCTGATAATGCTTGATTTGGTCTTGCCCGACATGCCTGGCCAGGAAATACTGTCCGAATTGAAGAAATTGCAGGCCGCCAAGGACATCAAAGTCGTGGTTCTGAGCAATCTGAACAAGAAAGAGGTTATTGAAGAATGCTTCCGCTTGGGAGCGGCTGATTTTCTAATCAAGATGCAGTTCCTACCCCGCGAAGTGGCCGCCAAGGCCCTAGGGTATCTTAAAAACTAA
- a CDS encoding alpha/beta fold hydrolase, translating to MPQYQKDLPESELYLKGQNGKAVLIIHGFAINIEQTDLLFKYFHKKGYTVARPIMPGHTGEMDDLKRYGPDDWLVESKKWLNRLLSEFDSVYLIGISFGSNIALRLAVEDGSRVKAVVAWEMPIFFNWRIWFILNIVQPIMQLFGVEYIRKSGPLYRKNNVDRDGAFGFIPVKVAGQIRNFIRRNTVKDFLKVNKPMLLLQAEQSDLLDNDHALKYVCKHVGPELREMVCVPIDNHDINLLDEEGKIITMEMIYNFISKV from the coding sequence ATGCCTCAATATCAAAAGGATCTGCCTGAATCAGAATTATATCTCAAGGGTCAGAACGGCAAAGCCGTTCTGATTATCCATGGCTTCGCCATCAACATTGAGCAGACCGACCTGCTATTCAAATATTTCCACAAAAAAGGGTATACGGTAGCCAGGCCGATCATGCCTGGCCACACCGGAGAAATGGACGACCTTAAGCGGTATGGGCCCGATGACTGGCTCGTTGAATCCAAAAAGTGGCTCAACCGGCTCTTATCCGAGTTCGATAGCGTTTATCTGATCGGTATTTCCTTCGGCAGCAATATCGCGCTGCGTCTGGCGGTCGAGGATGGTTCGCGGGTCAAAGCTGTGGTTGCCTGGGAAATGCCGATATTCTTCAACTGGAGAATCTGGTTCATCCTTAATATCGTGCAGCCGATCATGCAGCTCTTCGGAGTCGAGTATATACGCAAAAGCGGGCCGCTTTATCGCAAGAACAACGTTGATCGGGATGGAGCCTTCGGCTTTATTCCAGTCAAAGTCGCCGGCCAGATCAGAAATTTCATCCGGCGCAACACGGTCAAGGATTTTTTGAAAGTCAATAAACCGATGCTACTGCTGCAAGCTGAACAAAGCGATCTCTTGGATAATGACCACGCGTTAAAGTATGTCTGCAAGCATGTCGGCCCCGAATTGCGCGAGATGGTCTGCGTGCCTATAGACAACCATGACATTAACCTCTTGGATGAGGAGGGCAAGATAATTACCATGGAAATGATCTACAATTTCATCTCTAAAGTTTAG
- the raiA gene encoding ribosome-associated translation inhibitor RaiA — MKYTIKATKIKLTPEIKEYVDKKINMLDKYLGKIQPVACHVEVGLLVGGQKTGDIYRTEVVLELPNSILVIEKSAEDLTKSIDKVKDHLAQSITKYKEKLIERRRKTA; from the coding sequence ATGAAATACACAATCAAAGCAACGAAAATCAAGTTGACCCCGGAAATCAAGGAATATGTCGACAAGAAAATAAATATGCTCGATAAGTACTTGGGCAAGATACAGCCGGTCGCCTGCCATGTCGAAGTCGGACTGCTGGTCGGCGGACAGAAGACCGGCGACATCTACCGCACTGAAGTCGTCTTGGAATTGCCTAACTCCATACTGGTGATCGAGAAGAGCGCAGAAGACCTGACAAAGTCGATTGACAAGGTCAAGGATCATTTGGCCCAGTCGATCACCAAGTACAAGGAAAAGCTGATCGAGCGTCGTCGCAAGACTGCATAG
- a CDS encoding sugar transferase, with amino-acid sequence MKPTNNLKRFILIAGDLFLLYATLWLTLLIRYQANPNTQLWQDHFPPFTLVFAGWILIFYISNLYDLRLAVNNARFWQLLTRSLAISIAIAIAFFYTLPPNSIAPKTNLAIYSLVFVVLFSLWRQFYNWSLKSYLPKYQIGIIGYNDQVKELIAELKRSPHLGYRAAFIVNDQEQTAIAATDTPIIPSSSDLKSMVEQYHINTLIFTANPHESTELSDSLFSLIPLKINFISLSSFYETVTGKVPITAINRTWFLENLSEGGKSGFDSFKRTYDFILSVILFVITLPLWLLIGLLIKLSSKGPVFFIQTRLSQNGEPFQIYKFRTMTVTGNDFSPTAKNDKRVTSLGAFLRTTRLDELPQLLNIIKGEMSFVGPRPERPELVVDLEKIVPFYRERMLVKPGVTGWDQISGEYHSPSYEDTMKKLQYDLFYIKNRSIYLDLSIILKTIYTILSRAGI; translated from the coding sequence ATGAAACCCACTAATAATCTCAAACGATTCATCCTGATTGCGGGTGACCTCTTCTTGCTTTACGCCACCCTGTGGCTGACCTTGCTGATCCGCTATCAGGCCAACCCCAATACCCAGCTCTGGCAGGATCATTTCCCGCCCTTCACTCTGGTCTTCGCCGGCTGGATTTTGATTTTCTATATCTCGAACCTTTATGACCTGCGCCTAGCCGTTAATAACGCCCGTTTTTGGCAGCTCCTCACCCGCAGTCTGGCCATTTCAATCGCCATCGCCATCGCTTTCTTTTATACCCTGCCGCCGAACAGTATCGCCCCTAAGACCAATCTGGCTATCTACAGCTTGGTATTTGTCGTCCTGTTCTCGCTCTGGCGGCAATTTTATAATTGGTCGCTTAAATCCTATCTGCCTAAATACCAGATCGGCATCATCGGTTATAACGACCAGGTCAAAGAATTGATCGCCGAGCTCAAGCGCAGCCCGCATCTAGGCTATCGCGCCGCCTTCATTGTCAACGATCAGGAACAGACAGCCATCGCCGCTACGGATACGCCCATCATCCCGAGTTCGTCCGATCTTAAAAGCATGGTCGAGCAATATCACATCAATACCCTCATCTTCACTGCCAACCCTCATGAATCGACCGAATTGAGCGACTCGCTTTTTTCCCTGATTCCTTTGAAGATAAATTTCATCAGCCTCTCAAGCTTTTATGAGACCGTGACCGGCAAAGTCCCGATTACGGCCATCAATCGCACTTGGTTTTTAGAAAATCTTAGCGAAGGCGGAAAATCCGGCTTCGACTCCTTCAAAAGGACTTATGACTTCATCTTAAGCGTCATCCTATTCGTCATCACTTTGCCGTTGTGGCTGCTGATCGGCCTGCTGATCAAGCTTAGCAGCAAGGGGCCGGTTTTCTTCATCCAGACGCGTCTCAGCCAGAACGGCGAGCCATTCCAGATTTACAAATTCCGCACCATGACCGTTACCGGCAATGATTTTTCCCCGACGGCCAAAAATGACAAGCGTGTCACCAGCCTAGGCGCTTTCCTGCGGACCACCAGGCTTGACGAGCTGCCACAGCTTTTGAATATAATCAAGGGCGAAATGAGTTTCGTCGGCCCGAGGCCTGAACGCCCGGAATTGGTCGTCGATCTGGAAAAGATCGTCCCTTTCTACCGTGAACGCATGCTGGTCAAGCCAGGCGTTACCGGCTGGGACCAGATTTCCGGGGAGTATCACTCACCTTCCTACGAAGACACCATGAAAAAGCTCCAATACGACCTCTTTTACATCAAGAACCGCTCAATCTATCTCGATCTCTCGATCATCTTGAAGACCATTTACACCATACTGAGCCGCGCCGGCATCTGA
- a CDS encoding DNA polymerase III subunit: MNKSANIELNWPLLGNDHVVSFLSRTLATDQVSGSYIFVGPDDLGKTTVASYFAYSLLCQNRGKGGPLPCGTCPSCRQHKLGLSPGEEDSLASIHADLHVVKREKDKKNLSIDQIRELIAELSLSSFLNSYKIGIIKHADSLSEEAGNSLLKTLEEPRDKVVVILIATELANLPQTIVSRSQVLRFRSVPNDTIYQYLIKEHNASRSQAKNLARLSLGRPALAVKFFEDKEFYDSYVERTQALLGFWRSDLNGRFAAIGDLLGAKATGQEAVTLSRRILETWQGLARDLILFHAGQKDLVQHEIVMPELEAVSRSLSLPDIFKLFQSIRKAEEYLKANVSPKSVLESVAMAV, translated from the coding sequence ATGAATAAATCAGCCAATATTGAATTAAATTGGCCTCTTTTGGGCAATGACCACGTGGTCAGCTTCCTGAGCCGAACCTTAGCCACTGACCAGGTTTCTGGCAGCTATATTTTTGTCGGGCCTGACGACTTGGGCAAGACCACGGTGGCCAGCTATTTTGCCTATAGCCTCCTCTGTCAGAATCGCGGTAAGGGCGGACCTTTGCCCTGCGGCACCTGTCCATCTTGCCGCCAGCACAAGCTTGGCCTGAGCCCTGGAGAAGAAGATTCTTTGGCTAGCATCCACGCCGATCTTCATGTGGTCAAGCGGGAAAAAGACAAGAAGAATCTTTCGATAGATCAGATACGCGAGTTGATAGCTGAGCTGAGCCTGAGTTCTTTTCTGAACTCATACAAGATCGGCATCATCAAGCACGCCGATAGCCTGAGCGAGGAGGCGGGAAACTCGCTTCTCAAAACCTTGGAGGAGCCGCGAGACAAGGTGGTTGTGATTCTGATTGCAACGGAGCTGGCTAACCTGCCGCAGACTATCGTTTCCCGAAGCCAAGTCCTGCGTTTCCGCTCGGTACCCAATGATACGATTTACCAATATCTGATAAAGGAACATAATGCCAGCCGCAGCCAAGCCAAGAATTTGGCCCGCCTCTCTCTCGGCCGCCCGGCCCTAGCCGTCAAATTCTTTGAAGACAAGGAGTTTTATGATTCATATGTCGAGCGCACTCAAGCGCTTCTCGGTTTCTGGCGCTCCGATCTGAACGGCCGCTTTGCTGCCATCGGCGACCTCCTTGGTGCCAAAGCTACGGGGCAGGAGGCAGTCACGCTGTCGCGGCGCATCTTGGAGACCTGGCAGGGTCTGGCTCGCGACCTCATCCTATTTCATGCCGGACAAAAGGACCTGGTCCAGCACGAGATCGTCATGCCCGAGCTTGAAGCGGTCAGCCGCAGCCTGTCTCTGCCGGATATTTTCAAGCTTTTCCAATCGATCAGGAAGGCCGAGGAGTATCTCAAGGCCAATGTCAGCCCCAAGTCGGTCCTGGAGTCAGTCGCCATGGCTGTTTGA
- a CDS encoding class I SAM-dependent methyltransferase: MKKYSTEEVKFWGEEYGKVYPQLEVARPYKKLIKDMNEAIGQSVSGKWLDVGCGSGAMVEIIWQASAGKAEEITAFDLTETMLKYTQDKVDKLLAPGDRGKIKLLQHDLSYKLPFADGYFDGIVANLVLPYVINHEGAEGKAALRAVLREMYRVLKPGGKFVWSSPVKNVNFWMVFFSSWREILDPREIKNLYYGPAILSHALKIQKKGKDSVYSFLDKAELAELLESLDFKDIEIKRSFAGQALVLKSSK; this comes from the coding sequence ATGAAGAAGTATTCTACCGAAGAAGTTAAATTCTGGGGCGAAGAATATGGCAAGGTCTATCCTCAGTTAGAAGTCGCTCGTCCTTACAAAAAGCTGATCAAAGATATGAATGAGGCCATCGGCCAAAGCGTATCCGGCAAGTGGCTCGATGTCGGTTGCGGCTCCGGTGCTATGGTAGAGATTATTTGGCAGGCTTCAGCAGGCAAGGCAGAAGAGATTACGGCTTTCGACCTGACTGAGACCATGCTTAAGTATACTCAGGACAAAGTGGATAAGCTGTTAGCGCCGGGCGACCGGGGCAAGATCAAGCTCTTGCAGCACGACTTGTCATATAAGCTGCCATTTGCTGACGGTTACTTCGACGGCATTGTTGCCAATCTGGTTTTGCCATATGTCATCAACCACGAGGGAGCGGAGGGCAAGGCGGCCCTGCGAGCCGTCTTGAGGGAAATGTATCGAGTCCTTAAGCCTGGCGGCAAGTTTGTGTGGTCGTCTCCGGTCAAGAATGTCAACTTTTGGATGGTATTCTTTTCCTCCTGGAGGGAAATACTCGACCCTAGGGAAATCAAGAATCTTTACTACGGTCCAGCCATTCTCTCTCATGCCTTGAAAATCCAGAAAAAAGGCAAGGATTCGGTTTACAGTTTCCTGGATAAAGCGGAGCTGGCCGAGCTGCTAGAGTCGCTTGATTTCAAAGATATCGAGATAAAACGTTCGTTCGCCGGTCAAGCGCTGGTCTTGAAGTCATCAAAATAA
- the rseP gene encoding RIP metalloprotease RseP yields the protein MFLTVVTFILVLSVLVFVHELGHFWTARKFGVKAEEFGFGFPPRAFGIYKSVSGKWKKVRGSKEVDDAADTIYSVNWIPLGGFVKLNEDDSESDDPNHFINMPIWKRAVVLSAGVSMNMLLAIVLISIGLMVGMPQSLDALDKNAIISDRKIQIMQIMDPSPAKNAGLAVGDIILGIDGKKFADYPAIQKYVDENKDKELTYQIKHADEIKDFKIKPEIRQETGKGGIGVALTETGLVKYPWYQAIWQGIRQTFVLAWVILVAFYDLISGLVTGGGVSGEVAGPVGIASLTGQVARMGFVYLMQFTALLSINLAIINFLPFPALDGGRVLFLIIEKIKRKPVRRELEAIIHNFGFMLLMLLVLLVTFNDIVNIGPVRQFLSMVKGWF from the coding sequence ATGTTTTTAACCGTAGTGACTTTCATATTGGTTTTGTCTGTTCTCGTTTTCGTCCATGAATTGGGCCATTTCTGGACAGCCAGGAAATTCGGCGTCAAGGCCGAGGAGTTCGGGTTCGGCTTTCCGCCGCGTGCCTTCGGCATCTATAAATCGGTTTCGGGAAAGTGGAAGAAAGTCCGGGGCAGCAAGGAAGTCGATGACGCAGCTGATACCATCTATTCCGTGAACTGGATCCCGCTCGGCGGCTTCGTGAAGCTTAACGAAGACGACTCCGAGAGCGACGATCCGAATCATTTCATAAATATGCCGATCTGGAAGCGGGCAGTCGTCTTGTCTGCCGGCGTTTCGATGAATATGCTTCTGGCTATCGTGCTGATTTCCATCGGGTTGATGGTCGGCATGCCGCAGTCGCTCGATGCGCTCGACAAGAACGCCATCATCTCTGATCGCAAGATCCAGATCATGCAGATAATGGATCCGTCACCGGCCAAGAATGCCGGGTTGGCGGTCGGCGACATCATCTTGGGTATCGATGGGAAGAAATTTGCCGATTATCCGGCCATTCAGAAATATGTCGACGAGAACAAGGACAAAGAGCTGACTTATCAGATCAAACACGCGGACGAAATCAAAGATTTCAAGATCAAGCCGGAAATCAGGCAAGAGACCGGCAAGGGCGGCATCGGAGTCGCCTTGACCGAGACCGGCCTGGTCAAATATCCATGGTACCAGGCGATCTGGCAGGGCATCAGGCAGACTTTCGTCCTGGCCTGGGTGATTCTTGTCGCTTTTTATGACCTGATCAGCGGGCTTGTTACTGGAGGCGGAGTTTCGGGCGAGGTGGCCGGACCGGTCGGCATCGCTTCTTTGACCGGCCAAGTCGCGCGCATGGGCTTCGTTTACCTGATGCAGTTCACGGCACTGCTTTCGATCAACCTGGCAATCATCAATTTTTTACCTTTCCCAGCGCTTGATGGCGGCAGGGTCCTCTTCCTCATAATCGAGAAAATCAAACGCAAACCGGTCCGCCGCGAGCTGGAAGCCATTATCCATAATTTCGGCTTCATGCTCCTGATGCTCTTGGTCTTGCTGGTGACGTTCAACGATATCGTCAATATCGGACCGGTGCGGCAGTTCTTGTCGATGGTCAAAGGGTGGTTTTAA
- a CDS encoding type 1 glutamine amidotransferase-like domain-containing protein, translated as MKKIIAIGGGEIGRQGFKPETTAIDREIIRLSGKAKPRALFVPTASGDAPGYVENFNKHYGGRLGCLTDSLQLVAGTLTRKQIREKIESADIIYVGGGNTLKMVTLWRRLGVDKLLFRAYRDGKVMSGLSAGCNCWFRQGNSDARRFADKHDSTLIKVTGLNLIDALACPHYDIEKPRQQSLKRMMRNTPGVAIALDNCAALEVIDDGYRVITSKKTACARKIYWQKGKYHNQIIPQLKEFQPISSLLSK; from the coding sequence ATGAAAAAAATCATCGCAATCGGCGGAGGCGAGATCGGGCGCCAAGGCTTCAAGCCGGAAACTACGGCTATCGACCGAGAGATCATCCGTTTGAGCGGTAAAGCCAAGCCCAGGGCGCTCTTCGTGCCGACGGCATCGGGCGACGCCCCTGGATATGTCGAGAATTTCAATAAGCATTATGGCGGCCGCCTCGGCTGCCTGACCGACTCGCTCCAGCTGGTGGCTGGCACGCTGACCCGAAAACAGATCAGGGAGAAGATAGAATCAGCTGACATTATCTATGTCGGCGGAGGCAATACGCTGAAAATGGTGACGTTATGGCGCAGGCTGGGCGTAGACAAGCTGCTTTTCAGGGCTTATCGTGACGGCAAGGTTATGTCGGGCCTCTCGGCCGGCTGCAATTGCTGGTTCAGGCAAGGGAATAGCGACGCTCGCCGCTTTGCTGATAAGCACGATAGCACATTAATCAAGGTGACGGGGCTGAATCTGATCGATGCATTGGCCTGTCCTCATTACGATATCGAGAAGCCGCGGCAGCAATCGCTCAAACGGATGATGCGCAATACGCCAGGCGTCGCGATCGCGCTGGATAACTGCGCCGCCCTTGAAGTGATCGACGACGGATACAGGGTGATTACCTCTAAAAAAACCGCCTGTGCTAGAAAAATATATTGGCAAAAGGGAAAATATCACAATCAGATAATACCGCAGCTCAAGGAATTCCAGCCGATTTCCAGTTTGCTATCGAAATAG
- a CDS encoding GAF domain-containing protein, which yields MQYLFSISGLINGIVTLIISIFVISSNRKRPVNRVFFLMTLVNSIWSLAYWRWLSVYDDATLALFWVRVLSIGSMLTSIFYLHWVLVLLELKRNKTLIFYYLISIYYFLFSFSDYFVSGVRPIIGFSFWPTPGPVYNLYFITHYLILVPYATYLLYTHYRSSVGVRKSQIGFAFWGALIGFTGGGTNFPLWYGIELPPFGNFLVLIYVISFAIAILKFRLMGIRTIMSKIYTYFLIATYAYSFFYLVIFIEEALFGSIYETQSLIIAPVFTLIFAVLFLPLFKKIQKSSDVLFFKGYNSRSILKDMSLRLNSVINLDQLLKALVDEFKRVLATEDVDVFIFKSTDISRKACLSILKNKDKTLPMGGSICKRLLKDRSIIIRDELTDDNESLIKDLDKLGAKIVAPLLIHQKTIGLVVLGEKIEQDAYTKEDVDFLQIISSQAAVAIENARLYKEVEDFNQTLQEKVDKQTKEIREKAEHLRKLMDMRSEFLDITSHQLRTPVTVIKGVLSMLEEGSIPPAKRKEFLRGAFEKSIKLGEIINDILRASEMDSERFELNLKPTDLNEVLKKIEEDKYRTSIRKNIALKFILPKKPLPPIMSDEKYIEQAIVNLINNSFQYTTKGSIIVSAEVSAAAVVIRVADTGIGIPKADIPKLFSKFARADNAVQAYTDGSGLGLFIIKQIVDATPGAKIEIEKTEIGKGTTFALTLPVAKVS from the coding sequence ATGCAATACCTGTTTTCAATATCAGGGCTGATCAATGGGATTGTCACTTTGATAATTTCCATTTTTGTCATTTCCAGCAACCGGAAACGCCCCGTGAACAGGGTATTCTTCCTGATGACCTTGGTTAATTCCATCTGGTCGTTGGCCTATTGGCGATGGTTGTCCGTCTATGACGACGCCACGCTGGCTTTGTTCTGGGTCAGAGTGCTTTCGATCGGCTCGATGCTGACGTCCATTTTCTATCTTCATTGGGTGCTGGTGCTGTTAGAGCTCAAACGGAACAAGACCCTGATTTTTTACTATCTGATTTCGATATACTATTTCCTGTTTTCCTTTTCCGATTATTTTGTCAGCGGTGTCCGGCCGATTATCGGTTTTTCTTTCTGGCCGACGCCAGGCCCGGTTTACAATCTTTATTTCATCACCCACTACCTGATTCTCGTACCTTACGCGACTTATCTTTTGTATACTCATTACAGGAGTTCAGTCGGGGTGCGAAAGTCGCAGATCGGCTTCGCCTTTTGGGGTGCCTTGATCGGCTTCACCGGGGGCGGCACTAATTTCCCGCTGTGGTATGGCATAGAATTGCCGCCTTTCGGCAACTTCCTCGTCCTGATTTATGTGATCTCCTTCGCCATCGCCATACTCAAATTCCGGCTGATGGGCATCAGGACGATAATGAGCAAGATATATACTTATTTCTTGATCGCTACCTATGCTTACTCGTTTTTCTATCTGGTAATATTCATCGAGGAGGCGCTGTTCGGCAGCATCTACGAGACGCAATCGCTCATAATCGCCCCGGTTTTCACCTTGATTTTCGCGGTCCTCTTTCTTCCTTTATTTAAGAAGATCCAGAAATCCAGCGACGTACTGTTTTTTAAAGGCTATAATTCAAGAAGCATCTTGAAGGACATGTCATTGAGATTGAACAGCGTCATCAACTTGGATCAGCTTTTGAAAGCCCTAGTTGATGAGTTCAAAAGAGTCTTAGCTACGGAGGATGTAGATGTGTTTATTTTCAAAAGCACCGACATCAGCCGGAAAGCGTGCCTCTCGATCCTGAAGAACAAGGACAAGACTTTGCCGATGGGCGGCAGCATCTGCAAGCGGCTCCTCAAAGACCGGTCAATCATTATCCGCGACGAACTTACCGACGATAACGAATCTTTGATCAAGGATTTGGATAAACTTGGAGCGAAAATAGTCGCGCCGCTCTTGATCCATCAGAAAACTATCGGCTTGGTCGTATTGGGTGAAAAGATCGAACAAGACGCCTATACCAAAGAAGATGTGGATTTCCTGCAAATCATCAGCTCCCAAGCTGCTGTCGCCATCGAAAATGCCAGGCTTTATAAAGAGGTCGAGGATTTCAACCAGACGCTCCAAGAGAAAGTGGATAAGCAGACCAAGGAAATCAGGGAAAAAGCCGAGCATCTGAGGAAGCTCATGGACATGCGTTCGGAATTCCTGGATATCACTTCGCATCAGCTCCGTACCCCGGTCACGGTCATCAAGGGGGTGCTCTCGATGCTGGAGGAGGGCTCGATACCGCCAGCTAAACGCAAGGAATTCCTGCGTGGCGCTTTCGAGAAGTCGATCAAGCTAGGAGAAATCATCAACGATATCTTGCGCGCTTCAGAGATGGACAGCGAGCGGTTCGAACTGAATCTCAAGCCGACCGACCTTAATGAAGTCTTAAAGAAGATAGAGGAAGATAAGTATAGGACCTCGATCCGCAAGAATATCGCCCTTAAATTCATCCTCCCTAAAAAGCCTTTGCCGCCGATCATGAGCGACGAGAAATATATCGAACAGGCCATCGTGAACCTGATAAACAATTCTTTCCAGTATACCACCAAGGGCTCGATAATCGTCTCCGCTGAGGTCTCGGCAGCAGCCGTCGTCATCCGGGTGGCCGATACTGGAATCGGCATTCCCAAGGCCGACATCCCTAAATTGTTCAGCAAGTTCGCCAGAGCTGACAATGCGGTCCAGGCTTATACGGATGGATCAGGACTCGGATTGTTCATTATCAAGCAGATAGTCGATGCGACCCCTGGAGCTAAAATAGAGATTGAGAAGACGGAAATCGGCAAGGGAACGACTTTCGCCCTGACCTTGCCGGTCGCCAAAGTAAGTTGA
- the frr gene encoding ribosome recycling factor, translated as MNTYIQEKQGEFIKAVDYFKKEIAVLRTGRANPGLLDGIIAEAYGAKTPLNGLASISVSDSRSMIVSPWDKAVLKEIEKAIVEADLGLGVVNEGDKIRLTVPSMTEENRKHLVKKLNDQMEEARIALRKIREEAKQTIEAAEDAKDISEDDKYRFVRELDEEVHRRNEEVKQIRDKKEEEIMTI; from the coding sequence ATGAACACCTACATCCAAGAAAAACAAGGAGAATTCATCAAGGCCGTTGATTATTTCAAAAAGGAAATCGCTGTGTTGCGCACCGGCCGTGCCAACCCAGGCTTGCTTGATGGCATCATTGCCGAAGCTTACGGCGCCAAAACCCCATTGAACGGCTTGGCCTCGATCAGCGTTTCCGACTCAAGGAGCATGATAGTCTCGCCATGGGACAAGGCCGTGCTGAAAGAAATCGAGAAGGCGATCGTTGAAGCCGACCTAGGGTTGGGCGTAGTCAACGAAGGCGACAAGATCCGCCTGACCGTACCGTCCATGACCGAAGAGAACCGCAAGCACTTGGTCAAGAAGCTGAATGACCAGATGGAAGAAGCTCGCATCGCTCTGCGCAAGATCCGCGAAGAGGCCAAGCAGACCATCGAAGCGGCCGAAGACGCCAAAGACATTTCCGAAGACGATAAATACCGCTTCGTCAGGGAGTTGGACGAGGAAGTGCATCGCCGCAACGAGGAGGTCAAGCAGATCCGCGACAAGAAAGAAGAGGAAATAATGACTATCTAA